The Dama dama isolate Ldn47 chromosome 29, ASM3311817v1, whole genome shotgun sequence DNA window aaaaaacaaaacaagtaaaaTAGCAGAAGTCCCTCCTTActagtaattactttaaatgtaagtggattaaacTCTCCAACCAAAAGTCAGAGATTAGCAGAAtagttaaaaaatacaaaatccggagaaggaaatggcaacccactccagtattcctgcctggaaaatacccagaccgagaagcctgacaggctacagtccgtgggttgaaaaaaaaaaaaaaaatacaaaatccaaCCCTCTTTATAAGAGACTAGAGACTCACTTTAGATCCAAAGACACAAACAGCTTGAAAGGATGGAAAAGTTATTCCAATACTTCACTTTTAAACCCTTCAGATACCCTGCCAAAATTCTAGAATCTGGATTACTGTTGTGATCACCACTGATGAGTTCTACCTGCATATTACTCTAAATCATCACCTCATCCTCATTTATGGAGTGAAATACAATTCTTAATTCTTACCATGGATTTTTTAGTATTCTTGTAGTATGGGTTCCATCCTATGCTCACCACCATCTTATGGACATCTCCATTTCCAACACTGGCCCAACCATAATAAATGCCAGTAGATATATCAGCTGGAAGATTATCTACTACTTGTTCAGGAAAGTTAGCtaaacaacagaagaaaatatgCTGTTTAGAGTTTCATATTCAATATTTATAAAAGTCACATGCAAGCCTAGTCTAAATCATCACACAAGATTCCTAGGacttgcatgagacaagtgctcgggcctggtgcactgggaagacccagaggaatggggtggagagggagctggaaggggggatcgggatggggaatacatgtaaatccatggctgattcatgtcaatgtatgacaaaaaccactacaatattgtaattagcctccaactaataaaaataaaggggaaaaaaaaaaagattcctaggACTCTAAGACTATTAATACCATCATTTCATACTCTGGCTAggatttctttcccttcttcataCCAACTAGTTAGGAAAAAAGTACCAGATTATAAGTGTGTAAGGTACCAGGTTAGTTATATAAGTGTATCAAAAAATGTAAAGTCTCAcagtagaagaaaaataaatacatgaacagcTGGGTTTTTAGCCCTGGCCTTTCTTAAAGAGGCTCAGAATCTCTTGAAAAGATTCTTATTTGAAATACACATGCCTAGGCCCCAAGCTCAAAGACTACTTTAACAGGTCTAAGGGCAGCCCCGGAAGGTACTTTTAAGGATGATTAAGCATACCTTCAGGTCCTGACTACGAAAACTAACGTAGAAAGACCAAAATGATACCTGGTTCTCATTCAAGTGCCTGTCGTCATTTAGACACAATTTACTaacatatttaaagaaagaaaaccatattGCTGGCTTAAGAATTTACCCTATCTGGCCCACATTACTTTGTCTAAAAGGCAAAACAGGCACCACGCTTAGTGGTTTGATCACAGCTGGACTGGGAGGCGGGCAAGGGGGATCCCGAAACTCAACTTCAGCTTTCTGAGGGCATCACCCCACAAGCCGGGTGAGCTCTGAGCCACGAGCAAGGACGCGCACCATCAGCCTGACCAAAGGTCTTCTGCCTCAACAAAGGGGGACCGGGGCGGAGCAAAGTGTCATCTCTGCCCGTAGTCCCACGACCCAGCTTGGAGCTCCCCCGGCTGACGTCCCCGCTCCGCTGCCAGGTGACCCAGCCaagggtgggtggggggactCCGCGCTCTCCTGCGCTCACCTGTAGGGATGCCCAACTGCTTGGAGCCGCGGCCGAAGCCCCGCACCACTTCGCCGCGGCAGAAATACGGCAGGTGCCTCATGACGCCCTCCGCTCCAGGTTCGGGCTGCGAACCCGACCGCGCGTCCGGCGGGGCCGCCGTGGAGGCGGTGCCCGGACCCCCCGGACCAGCCGGGGAACACGTGAGGGAGCTCTGCCGGCCCGGGGCGGGCGAGCGGACAGGCGCACAACGGCCGAGCGGGGCAGACTACACGCCGCCGCGAGATCCTCACGCCCGCTGACCCAACAGAAGCTGCCGGACGACTCAGGGGCTACATCTGGGCTCCGGGAAGCCGGCGACCGCGGAAGTAAGTGCGGGTGTGGGCGGGGATCGCTGCGGGGGCGGGCCGCGCTGCGGGGGCGGGCCGGCGCGGGAGGCGCCCCAGCCCACCGAGTGCCCCGGGCCTGCGCACACTGCCCCGGCTGAGCGCCCCGGCGCCGGTTCGGCTTCCGtagccccgcccccagccgtAGCCCCGCCCCAGACGtagccccgcccccagccgtAGCCGGGGAGTTGAGGCTTTGCCCTTTCTCAGGTGTATCCCTGGCGTTGGGAACGGAGGCGGAGATGCGTTTTCTTTTTTCAGCCTGAGGGCTGTGAAAAGCACTATTCTCGGGCACTCCTAAGTGTTTCTTCCCcgcttttccttttcattatgaTTTGACGCCAAAGAGAAACTTTCTTTACCGCCTTGACAACTGCTAGATTGCTCTTCATTCATCAATCAGTCGCTCTTTAAACACTTAATAAACCTTAAAGATTTCAACTCGGAAATCACCTCTTCATTGAGGTTTTCACGACTACCTACCGGAAGTGATCCTCTTCTCTAGACCACTAGTCCACGATCTGAAGATATATTAGCATGTAAGCTCCAGGGAGCGTGCCCTGATCTGTAAACCTGCAATCCCAGAGACTAGCGAAAGGTTACAGCGATGCAGTTTTTTTGATGAGGGACAAGGCTGTCTACCCACTCTCCCTCTTTATCTCCTGGACTCTCTGAGAACCTTTAAAAGCTTGATACAAGACTTGATCTCTACCAAAGTGCAATTTTCTGGGCCTTCAGACTCTTGGAACTGTAAACTTTACCTCTGGAAATAGTTTCTGGGTTGCTCACAAGACACATCCTATTGTTCTTGAGATAGAAGTTTTAATTGttctcttttacttttctctACAAACGTGTGTGAAATTCTGTCCAAActttatagtcattttcattttaCCTTACATGTATGTAACTGATAGTGCTTACCAAGTGTTCCAATTATCTTCTCCCTATATTGGTACCGAGAAATGGGCTATTGACCCGCCAAATCAGTAAACAAAGTCTGTCACATCATTAGAGATTATAGTCCTCCAaagtgagctggtgagccctgagggaactctggaaggaaagaatacctgccatctagtAACCATCAGACTGTAGCCACTACCTACTGGTGAGCGCTGACCGAATGCAGGATGTGAAACTATAGCATATTGACTCCAGATAGCTGAAGTgcttatcaaaggaatgatttcagtgagcccagactcttgcatagtctcatacatagaaaagcactgaatTTATGAAATTGAGATActtggttttccttaattaacaataatcttttgaccTTTGGAATaactgccctttgttgcaaaacttctgtaTAATCTTGACTCCCCCACCCCTCGCTTccgcagagcagttctctcaaggttacttgagatgctgcctttggggcttgaagtcctaaaaattcccaccaaacaAAACATAACTCAAGTTTTAAGTTGTGAATATTGTTTAAGTTGACAGTACCAAAGGGGTCTTTGTTGGTATCCCTGTTTTATTGACCTAACACTAGCATAgcacctttgttgttcagtcactcagttttgtctgactctttgtgactctatggactgcagcatgctaggcttccctgtccttcaccatctcctggagtttgcttaaactcacatccattgagtcagtaatgccattcaaacatctcgtcctctgttgtccccttctcctcttcctgcaTAGCACCTCGTTTATAGCAAACGTTTTCTAAGTATCTgcagaaggaatgaatgaatgagcccaGTGTTCACCAAGCACaatacagggtgcttggggaaCAAAGGTGTCTGAGACAAAGACTTGGCCCTCAGAAGACTCAGTTTAGTGGGGGAGGCCTATCGGGAAGCCTGATAACATAGCATTTTATGCTGTAAGTAGGCCAATGAAGTCCTGATAAAGTGCTTGGAAAGCTGCTAGAGGGAGAAGCCTGCACATAAAAGGCATTTTGTGCAGTTAATGGTGAAGTGCATAGGAACTAGAGCTGGATAAGCCAGGGTTTGAATGCAGGCCCTGCCTCATTTAATTgctgggtgactttgggcaaaatACTATCTGAGTCTCAATGTTCTTATCAACTAAATGGGAATATTAATAATTTTGTGGGGTTTAGGTGAGATCATGTATGCACTGCACTTAACAAATTGCCTGGCCTAATAGCAACAATGGCAGGAGCATCTTTATCAGTGATACACTAAATAAGAAAAGCCtagatatacaagcagctcatgcaactcaataccagaaaaacaaacaacctaatcaaaaagtgggcagaagacctaagcagacatttctccaaagaagacatacaaatggctaataaacatatgaaaagattctcaacatcgctcattatcagagaaatgcaagtcaaagctacaatgaaatatcacctcatgtcggtcaaaatggccatcaccaaaacacctgcaaacaataaatgctggagagggtgtggagaaaatgaaatcctcctgcactgttggtgggaatgtaaattaatatagCCACTATAGaagacagtatgaagattccttttaaaactagaaataaaactaccatacaccccaacaattccactactgggcatgtaaccggagaaaaccataattgaaaaagacacatgtagcccagtgttcattgcagcattatttacaatagctaggacctGGAggcaaactagatgtccatcaacagatgaatggataaatatgagaggtacatatatacaatggaatattcagttcagttcagtcgctcagttgtgtccaactctttgtgaccccatgaactgcagcactccagacctccctgtccatcaccaactcctggagttcacccaaacccatgtccattgagtcagtgatgccatccagccatctcatcctctgtcatccccttctcctccttccctcaatctttctcagcatcagggtcttttccactgagtctgttcttcacatcaggtggccaaagtattggagtttcagcttcaacatcagtccttccaatgaacacccagggctgatctcctttaggatggactggttggatctccttgcagcctaagggactctcaagagtcttctccagcaccacagttcaaaagcatcaattcttcggcgctcagctttcttcatagtccaactctcacatccatacatgactactggaaaaaccagtagtcttgactagacagacctttgttgacaaaataatgtctctgcttttcaatatgctgtctaggttggtcataacgtcccttccaaggagtaagtgtcttttaatttcatggctgcaatcaccatctgcagtgattttggagcccagaaaaataaagtcagccactgtttccactgtttccccatctatttgccatgaagtgatgggactggatgacatgatcttagttttgttgagctttaagccaactttttcactctcctctttcaccttcatcaagaggctctttagttcttcttcactttctgccgtaaggatggtgtcatccgcatatctgaggttattgatatttttactcaaccataaaagaatgcatttgagtcagttctaatgaggtagattaACCTAGAGCCTAGTATACAGAAaacagtaagtcagaaagaggaaaacaaatatggtatattaGCACatgtatacggaatctagaaagacggtactgatgaacctatctgcagggcagcaatggagacacagacacagagaagagatttgtggacacagtgggggaagggcagGTGGGACAAGTGGAGAGAGAAGTATGGAAACagatacattaccatatgtaaaacacatagccagtgggaatttgctgtaggaCACCGGAAAtgcaaactggggctctgtgactgCTGGAGTGATAGGATGGGATGGAAGGTGGGAGAggagttcaggagggaggggacatgtgtgtgcctatggctggttcatgtggATGTAGGGTAGAAACCAGCACAATGTAGTAAggcgattatccttcaattaaaaataaattaaaaaaaaaaaagaaaagcctagaGATCAGAGCCTGAGAAAGCATATGTGATGGGTCCTACTCCTTCAACACTACAAGAAGTGTGACaattaaatgaagtaaaataataaaatgagtcGGGATAAATGAGGAGGCGTGGTCTTAAGAATGAAATGGGTAATAAGTACTTCAGACAGTATTTCTCGTAGCCTTCATATCAGCTTTGGATTAAAGCATTAACCCCAATTTaaaaagagggaaagggagaCTTGGAGAATTTCTAAGATGAGGCATTTGGGctccaattttttaaactgtgttgACATGTCAATTACTATGCCTAAATACTGTGTTATCAGCACAGGATATGAAAAGCAAAAGCCTGACTCTCTTCCACCACTACTCAATAGCCCTCAATGGCTCCCTGGTACTACAGAATAAAATAGCCTTTCTAGGGTCCCCTTCAATTTACCATCTGGGTTTTATCTCTAAGGACTCCCCTCAAGTACTTTATAGACCAGTCTAGTCAgagacacccccccaccccacttcagTGGCCAAAGAATATGCTTAAAACAATTCTGGTTATTATTCTGTAGCCTAAAGCAGTgctccccaacctttttggcaccagggactggtttgtGGAAGAAAcattttccacagaccagggatagggggatggtttcaggatgattctaGCACATTACAcacttactgtgcactttatttctattatcattaCGTAAGctgcacctcagatcatcaggcattaggtcacggaggttggggacccctgacctAATGGATTTATTGCTTGTCCCACTCCTTTGACTATAAAAATATGCTACAGCATTTTCAGATGTAAATctagagtgtgtgtgtctgtgtgtctttatGAAGCTCCAAACTTTTAACCAAAGAAATATTAGCAATATGCTTTTAGATTTGCCCTATGAGCTACACTGGTAGCATCATTTCCTCTGCCAGTAGGCAAAGAGCATACTTCTCTGCTGTTGAGTTTtctttcaaaaggaagaaagagcacAGTTGGGGATCAAGGGGGAGCAGAACTAGAGAGACTTGTGAAGGAAAAAGAGAGGGCCCACCATAATTaaacaataaacaataaaaaaatgaacctaaagaactcttaaaactcaacaataggaaaacaaacaacctagtttttaaaaatggacaaatagTCTGGACAGACACATCACCaaagaatatataaagatgtCAAGTACATATATGAAGACATGCAACATCATATGTCATTAAtgaattacaaattaaaacaacaatgagataccactacctattagaatggctaaaatcccAAACACAGACAATACTAAATGCTGACAAGGGTGTGGAACTTCAGGAACTTTTATTCATTGctgctgggaatgcaaaatggtacagccactttggaagacagtttggcagtttcttacaaaggtGAACATATTCTTCCTGTATGATCCAACAGTTTTGATATTTATccaatgagttgaaaacttatatCCACACAAACCCTGCACATTTATGTTTATATGCTTATAGTAGCTTCATTCAGAATTGTAAAACTTAGAAGTATAACAAATTAAACAGAAACCTCAAATAGAAGACCATAACGGGGAGCTCTCTATCTTTGGGCAGATAGCAGAGCTCAACAGGAAGAAGACTCCTTCCCTGGCAAGAACTCAGTCAAAAAAAACCATTGCTATATATAgcctataggcttccctggtggcttggatggtaaagaatctgtctgcagtgcaggagacccagttctatccctgggtagggaagatcccctggagaagggaatggcaacccacttcagtgttcttgcctggagaatttcatggacagaggagtctggtgagctacagtccatgtggttgcaaagagtcagacatgactgagtgactaacactttcatttttccaaaATTCCTTTTCCTCTCTATAAAAGCATTCTCCTTCCCGTTCTATGTAGTGGACTTGTACATGATTTACAATGGTTGCTAACCCCAAATACAAttctctgctaatcccaaatagACCCATCTttgttggagaaatatctattagtCTATTCATTTCAAGTCAACATTTTTGTGACTAGTTGGAGAACACAAAAGACTTTTGATGGGGTCTTCTCTGGTcatccagcggttaagaatctgcctgccaaatgtaggggacacaggttcaacccctggtctgagaagatcccacatgccacagggcaacgaaCCCcaggcgccacaactactgagtctgtgctctagagcccttgaACTCAGCTACCAAGCCACCGTGTGCATCAGCAGCGGAAGCCTgtgtgtcctagagcctgtgttgtgcaaaaagagaagccctcacaccaaaaCGAAGAGTAGCccaggccacaactagagagagcctgcgCACagtaaggaagacccagtgcaacaacaaaaaaagactccTGATAGCTCTGGGGCTGGTGAGCACACAGTTGTGATGACCGCAATTCAGCCACTCCACTCACTGCTTTCTCACAGGCCCTGGAGTTGGAGGTTTTTCTCCTGGATCTGAGTTTGCGCCATCTTTGCTTTACTTGGGTTTTACCTCTCCAGGCTTTCCTCAGGATATATTCAAAGGTTTCTCGGTTCTGGTTAAGGCCTTGTTCTATATTATTCATTTGGCACTTTGCTCTGATTTTGCTATCATACGGATTCACTGGCTAGTCCTGGCCATTCATCGAGATCAGGGGTTGTTTCTCTGAAACTATTTCTGAAGAATGGCCAGGATTTTTCAGATTTGACCTATTCCTTTGGAATGGCTGTCTTCTGGAGACAGCTGAAAAAAAGTCTTTGGCCTGGCTCCCACCAAACCAACCGGACTTCTTAAAACTGGCTGGGGCTAGCTTGCAAGCTGTTTAAATTGAGCCATTTATGCTGTGAGTTGCTTAAGCCATTTGAGAATTGTCCTTTGTTCTAAAGGAAAAATCTCTAGGATGGGGGTTTCTAGTTATCTAAGTATTTTGAGGGCAGACACACATAGGGACTCAGgccaattttatgtttaaaatccaTGGCCCTTCTTCATGTATATTTCTAACTAAAGGGACCAACCTGACCAAAGGCAATTTAAAGTATCAGTGACCACTATGGGGAATTTTTGAAATCTCCaaacttaattttcttaaaattgaacTGGAGTACAATAACTCAAAAATTTCCAGAGTTCAGTGGAACATTTATTTCAAAGCATCTCAACATtatcagtaaactaaaattaCTCTCTGCAAAATAAGATGTTAAGATTAACTGAGGCAAggtggtggtccaatggttaggaccaTGTTCTGCCTTCAATTCTATGCCAACTACCTCTCCACTCTACCCTAAAATCCCCCATACTGATTCTCTTGtcaaatttctccttttctctgaaACTCTCCCACCCCTTTCCCCCCAGAACTCCCATGGATACAGGAGTTATCCATGTTAgtaaacttctgtttgtttttctcattttaatctgCTTTTTATTACAGAGGGGTCTCTGCCAAGAACCTGAATGTAAAcagaaaattattatttctcCTCTATACCTGTTGATGTGCTGTAGTGAATTTATTAAAATCGGGTGTTGGGCTGCCTCCAACAGGCCTGCAAGTCCTCTATTTGCCCAGCTTCAAGACTAAAGAAAGAGCCTGGAATCAGCCTCAGAGCCTCAGTGGTTTAATGGATGGGGAAAACTGGTATGAgtgaagcaaggtcctggagcagcCAGCACTCCAGCCTTCACtcctggtggggagagggaggttatAGGGGGAATTGAAAACAGTTGGCCCATTGTTGACCAGGGACACCAGCAGTGGGCATGCCCCTCACTGCCCCTTTGATCTCCTAGTGGAGATATTCTAGCCTCAAGCTATTAATAAAGCAATCACTGGCTGGAGCCCGGATGTAGGAAGGCCCGTCGTGTGAGTAGGGTATATGTGAGGCAGGCACTGGTTGAGCAGGAGATGCAGAGCCCTAGAGAACAGCCATCCTGAGGGCCCTGATCATACATAAAGGGGCTAGTGGAGGTGTACATGTCTTCAGAATGCCATTCTTGAAAACAGACGTGTAAGATCTCACATGAAACCCcaatataaaagagaaatgaagcaaaaaaaaaaaaagtatcatccCAGTGTATTTTGTAGTTTAAATGTAGAAAATTTACTTTTGTAGTATcaattcagtccagtcactcaggtctgtccaactctgcgaccccatggactgcagcacgccaggcttccctgtccatcactaactcccggagtttactcaaactcatgtccattgagtcgatgatgccatccaaccatctcatcctctgtcatccccttctcctcatgccctcaatctttcgcagcatcagggtcttttccaatgagtcagctcttcgcattaggttgtcaaagtattggagtttcagcttcaacttcagtccttctaataaatattcaggtctgatttcctttaagatggacaggttgggtcttcttgcagtccaagggactctcaagagtctttcttctccaacaccacagttcaaaaacatcaattcttcggcgctcagctttctttatagtccaactctcacatccatacatgaccactggaaaaaccatagccttgactagatggacctttgttgacaaagtaatatctctgctttttaatatgctatctaggttggtcataactttcccttcaaggggtaagcatcttttaatttcaaggctgcaatcaccatctgcagtgattctggagcctaaaaaaaaaagtatgtcactgtttccactgtttctccatctatttgccgtgaagtgatgggaccagatgccatgatcttagttttctgaatttgagctttaagccagctttttcactctcttctttcactttcatcaaaaggctttttagttcctcttcactttctgccataagggtggtgtcatctgcatatctgaggttattgatatttctccaggcaatcttgattccagcttgtgcttcatccagcccagcatttctcatgatgtactctgcatataagttaaataagcagggtgacaatatacagccttgatgtactccttttcctattgggaaccaatctgttgttccatgtccagttctaactgttgcttcctgacctgcacacagatttctcaggaggcaggtcaggtggtctggtattcccatctctttcagaattttccacagtttgtggtgatccacacagtcaagggctttggcatagtcaataaagcagaaatagatgtttttctggaactctcttgctttttcgatgatccagcggatgttggcaatttgatctctggtttctttgccttttctaaaactagcgaacatctggaagttcacagttcacatattattgaagcctggcttggagaattttgagcattactttgctagcatgtaagatgagtacaattgtgcagtagtttgagcattctttggcattgtctttcttagggattggaatgaaaactgaccttttccagtcctgtgcccactgctgagttttgcaaatttgctggcatattgagtgcagcactttcagagcatcatcttttaggatttgaaatagcttaactagaattgcatcacctccactagctttgttcgtagtgatgcttcctaaggcccacttgacttcacattccaggatgtctggctctaggtgagtgatcacaccatcgtgattatctgggtcctgaagatcttttttgtacagttcttctgtgtattcttgccatctcaatatcttctgcttctgttaggtccataccatttctgtcctttattgagcccatctctgcatgaaatgttcccttagtatctctaaaatttttttgaagtgatctctagtctttcccattctattgttttcctctatttttttgcactgatcactgaggaaggctttcttatctctccttgctattctttgcaactctgcattcaatgggtatatctttccttttctcctttgctttttgcttctcttcttttcacacctatttgtaatgcttcctcagacagccgttttgcctttttgcatttctttttcttagggatggtcttaatccctgtctcctatacaatgtcacgaacctctgtccatagttcatcaggcactctgtctatcagatctaatcccttaaatcaatttctcacttccactgtataattgtaagggatttgatttaggtcatacttgagtgGTGTAGtgcttttccccactttcttcaatttaagtcagaaattggcaataaagagtttatgatctgtgccacagtcagctcctggtcttgtttttgctgactgtatagagcttctccatctttggctgcaaagaatataatcagtctgatttcggtattgaccatctggtgatgtccatgtgtagagtcttctcttgtgttgttggcagagggtgtttgctatgtccagtgcgttctcttgacaaaactctattagcctttgccctgcttcattctgtactccaaggccaaatttgcctgttactccaggtatctcttgacttcctacttttgcattccagtcccctataatgagaaggacatcttttttgggtgttagttctaaaaggtcctgtaggtcttcatagaaccattcagcttcaacttcttcagcattactggttagggcatagacttggattaccatgatattgaatggtttgccttggaaacgaacagagatcattctgtcatttttgagattgcatgcaagtactgcattttggactcttttgttgactgtgatgtctactccatttcttctaaggaattcctgcccacagtagtagatataatggtcatctgatttaaattcaccctttccagtccattttagttagctgattccaaaaatgtcaacgttcactcttgccatctcctgtttgaccacttttatACTATAAGTTTTTTCAATGAGGATGCATTAATGCATTGACAATCTCTAATATCTCCAAATTTGGTTCATATTACTGTATACATTTTTATAACATACTACATCCAGAAACTAtcaatatatataagaaaaa harbors:
- the RFK gene encoding riboflavin kinase yields the protein MRHLPYFCRGEVVRGFGRGSKQLGIPTANFPEQVVDNLPADISTGIYYGWASVGNGDVHKMVVSIGWNPYYKNTKKSMETHIMHTFKEDFYGEILKVAIAGYLRPEKNFDSLESLISAIQGDIEEAKKRLDLPEHLKLKEDKFFQIAKSKIMNGH